The following proteins are encoded in a genomic region of Amycolatopsis sulphurea:
- a CDS encoding DUF3558 domain-containing protein, with protein sequence MTKALARSAMIAAALLVATACSSTSGTPSPATSAPPVSTSTGPAVPQVSNPLNASKFEQDPCGLLTRAQAGQFIEGVRTSGKSSGRIPMCNWHGENGSGFGVSFIVGQGGLATVYKNGQNGGAGYFEPAPDVSGYPAAFTATMDDRKSGGCQIMVGITNDELVVVGAALWTSSPAYNAPCPVVTKAAELVVAKLKDGA encoded by the coding sequence GTGACCAAGGCTCTCGCTCGCTCCGCCATGATCGCCGCCGCGCTCCTGGTGGCGACGGCATGCTCGTCCACGTCCGGAACGCCCAGTCCGGCCACGTCAGCTCCGCCTGTGTCGACCAGTACCGGTCCGGCTGTGCCACAGGTGTCCAACCCATTGAATGCAAGCAAATTCGAACAGGACCCTTGCGGGTTGCTGACACGAGCACAGGCCGGCCAGTTCATCGAAGGCGTCCGTACCAGCGGCAAGAGTAGCGGCAGAATTCCGATGTGCAACTGGCACGGCGAGAATGGCAGCGGTTTCGGTGTCAGTTTTATCGTCGGCCAAGGCGGCTTGGCGACCGTCTACAAGAATGGCCAGAATGGCGGCGCCGGGTACTTTGAGCCGGCTCCGGATGTATCTGGGTATCCTGCGGCCTTCACTGCTACTATGGATGACCGTAAAAGTGGTGGATGTCAGATCATGGTTGGCATCACGAACGACGAATTGGTCGTGGTCGGGGCGGCTCTGTGGACCAGCTCGCCAGCTTACAACGCCCCGTGTCCGGTGGTAACCAAAGCGGCGGAACTCGTGGTGGCGAAGCTCAAGGACGGTGCGTAG
- a CDS encoding ESX secretion-associated protein EspG, with the protein MLVHDRALVLPVGCLALAAELAGVSLPAALAGAPVWRAPERSRSARDGAAQALSERGIGNSAGLRADFARTMIVLCRGVRELSALVDSGPDRRYRVLASAEGQDAVLACRAPSSDHVLVRPARADALAEELAGELPANRPGVGPAMSVPEADLRRAMDGAPPRRDVRRVMDVAGLPRSGAAQFAAATRDRIGGRRISGGSLCTYYDTSRGRYLFSVNGEPGQGRYVNVAPARPETLIAQLRALVS; encoded by the coding sequence ATGCTCGTGCATGATCGTGCACTGGTGTTGCCGGTCGGGTGCCTGGCGCTGGCCGCCGAGCTGGCCGGGGTTTCGCTCCCGGCAGCACTGGCCGGGGCACCGGTCTGGCGGGCGCCGGAAAGGTCCCGCTCCGCGCGCGACGGTGCGGCGCAGGCGTTGTCGGAGCGAGGTATCGGGAACAGCGCAGGGCTGAGGGCTGATTTCGCGCGGACGATGATCGTGCTGTGCCGGGGTGTCCGTGAGCTGTCCGCGCTCGTGGATTCCGGGCCTGATCGTCGTTATCGCGTGCTGGCGTCCGCCGAAGGACAGGATGCCGTGCTGGCCTGTCGGGCACCGTCGTCGGATCACGTGCTGGTTCGTCCGGCTCGGGCGGACGCGCTCGCTGAAGAGCTGGCGGGTGAACTGCCGGCCAACCGGCCCGGGGTCGGACCGGCGATGTCGGTTCCGGAAGCAGACCTCCGGCGCGCGATGGACGGCGCCCCGCCTCGCCGCGACGTCCGGCGGGTCATGGACGTCGCGGGCCTCCCGCGCAGCGGTGCCGCCCAGTTCGCCGCCGCGACCCGTGACCGGATTGGCGGACGGCGCATCAGTGGCGGGAGCCTTTGTACCTACTACGACACCTCGCGCGGCCGCTATCTCTTCTCTGTCAACGGCGAACCGGGTCAAGGCCGGTACGTCAACGTCGCCCCGGCGCGTCCGGAAACGCTGATCGCACAGCTGCGTGCACTCGTGAGCTGA
- a CDS encoding choline/carnitine O-acyltransferase: MTVSSPEWSTRTFGNDDRLPRVPVPTLEDSGRRFLEWCAPLLTAEELAETEAAVAAFLAPDSPAHELQAALEAYDRSPGVRSWLDTFWPYRYLGRRDRIALNANFFFLFRESPLGQVERAAALTAAAVDYKLKVDDELLPPVLVRGMPQSMVQHKFLFSATRIPGAELDTARTPYREGWEGPSRERHIVVFRKNTPYRLDVLDEDSRPYSVEQLADGLRAILKDDHVADVAAGHFTTKARAEWAASRTALIEAGNGAALDTIETALFCLCLDDFTPSTAVEAGDRLLHGDSGNRWFDKAVSLIVFEDGTAGINVEHCELDGTTVLGFTDAVLTGSRAPREPASGVPRYEPVEFTLTDALREDALAAGAAFAAYANATATQTVSFDFGANRAKELGMSPDAFAQMAYQLAHRRAKGLTGATYESIATRQFQNGRTEAMRVVTPEVVHFADVMTTSTASAEEKREAFRAAATQHVTRAKQCQAGDAPEQHLWELQLIAQRRGDPEPPALYTSPGWLKSRNDYLSTSSAPSVNIQYFGFGSTSQQCIGVAYVLLPDRWNIYLSTPKPVAAEMHRFAEELSVAVRELQELLA; encoded by the coding sequence ATGACCGTGAGCAGTCCGGAATGGTCTACCCGCACCTTCGGCAACGACGACCGGCTGCCCCGGGTCCCGGTCCCCACCCTGGAGGACAGCGGCCGCCGCTTCCTGGAGTGGTGCGCGCCGCTGCTCACCGCGGAGGAGCTGGCCGAGACCGAAGCCGCGGTCGCGGCGTTCCTGGCACCGGACAGCCCGGCGCACGAACTCCAGGCCGCGTTGGAGGCGTACGACCGTTCGCCTGGCGTACGCAGCTGGCTCGACACGTTCTGGCCGTACCGCTACCTCGGCCGCCGCGACCGGATCGCGCTCAATGCCAACTTTTTCTTCCTGTTCCGCGAGTCCCCGCTGGGCCAGGTCGAACGCGCCGCCGCGCTGACCGCGGCGGCCGTCGACTACAAACTGAAGGTCGATGACGAGCTGCTGCCGCCGGTTCTCGTGCGGGGAATGCCACAGTCGATGGTGCAGCACAAGTTTCTCTTCTCGGCGACGCGGATCCCGGGCGCGGAGCTGGATACCGCGCGCACGCCGTATCGCGAAGGCTGGGAAGGGCCTTCGCGCGAGCGGCACATCGTGGTGTTCCGCAAGAACACCCCGTACCGGCTGGACGTCCTCGACGAGGACAGCCGCCCGTACTCCGTCGAACAGCTCGCCGACGGCCTGCGCGCGATCCTCAAGGACGACCACGTCGCCGACGTCGCCGCCGGGCACTTCACCACGAAGGCCCGCGCGGAGTGGGCCGCCTCGCGTACGGCGCTGATCGAAGCCGGGAACGGTGCGGCGCTGGACACCATCGAGACGGCGCTGTTCTGCCTGTGCCTGGACGATTTCACGCCGTCGACCGCTGTCGAAGCCGGTGATCGGCTGCTGCACGGCGACAGTGGCAACCGCTGGTTCGACAAGGCCGTGTCGCTCATTGTGTTCGAGGACGGCACCGCCGGGATCAACGTCGAACACTGCGAACTCGACGGCACCACTGTCCTCGGCTTCACCGACGCCGTGCTGACCGGTTCACGTGCACCGCGCGAGCCCGCTTCCGGCGTACCCCGCTACGAGCCCGTCGAGTTCACCCTCACCGACGCACTCCGCGAGGACGCCCTTGCTGCCGGCGCCGCCTTCGCGGCGTACGCCAACGCGACCGCGACGCAGACCGTCTCGTTCGACTTCGGCGCGAACCGGGCGAAGGAGCTGGGCATGTCCCCAGACGCCTTCGCACAGATGGCGTACCAACTGGCCCACCGCCGCGCGAAAGGCCTCACCGGCGCGACGTACGAATCCATCGCCACTCGGCAGTTCCAGAACGGCCGCACTGAGGCTATGCGCGTTGTCACGCCCGAGGTCGTCCACTTCGCCGACGTCATGACCACTTCCACCGCGTCAGCCGAGGAAAAGCGCGAAGCCTTCCGCGCCGCCGCCACACAGCACGTCACCCGCGCGAAGCAATGCCAAGCCGGCGACGCCCCGGAACAACACCTCTGGGAGCTACAACTGATCGCCCAACGCCGCGGCGACCCGGAGCCGCCCGCCCTGTACACGTCGCCAGGCTGGCTGAAGTCGCGCAACGACTACCTCAGCACCAGCTCGGCGCCGTCGGTCAACATCCAGTACTTCGGCTTCGGCTCGACCAGCCAGCAGTGCATCGGCGTCGCATACGTCCTGCTGCCGGACCGTTGGAACATCTACCTCAGCACCCCGAAACCCGTCGCCGCCGAGATGCACCGCTTCGCGGAGGAACTGAGCGTCGCGGTCCGGGAACTGCAGGAGTTGCTGGCCTAG
- a CDS encoding class I SAM-dependent methyltransferase, with translation MPFDSTGKISFDHIYTEPDPRPFFSTLQRVGYDIPQRAKPYVAKLIDAHPAERPTLLDVGCSYGVNASLQRCATTIDEVYAHYTDPAVLAMSRDELLEADRARITDTSAARYYGLDSSAPALAYALSAGFLDETIHADFERDDPDSAQRALLEDVDLVVSTGAIGYVTEKTITRIARGARPWMAHFVLRMFSYAPVADSLAELGYETAEVDGVFRQRSFASEEEQAQIIGNLTAAGVDPTGLESEGSLYARLYVSQPAGAAVDLAALLGAVSPREEG, from the coding sequence GTGCCTTTCGACTCGACCGGCAAGATCTCGTTCGACCACATCTACACCGAACCCGACCCGCGGCCGTTCTTCAGCACGCTGCAGCGCGTCGGCTACGACATCCCGCAGCGCGCGAAGCCGTACGTCGCGAAGCTGATCGACGCGCACCCCGCCGAGCGTCCGACCCTGCTCGACGTCGGCTGCTCGTACGGCGTCAACGCGAGCCTGCAGCGCTGCGCCACGACGATCGACGAGGTGTACGCCCACTACACCGACCCAGCCGTACTCGCCATGAGCCGCGACGAACTGCTCGAAGCCGACCGCGCGCGCATCACGGACACGAGCGCCGCGCGGTACTACGGCCTGGACAGTTCGGCGCCGGCGCTCGCGTACGCGCTGTCGGCGGGGTTTCTCGACGAGACGATCCACGCGGATTTCGAACGCGACGACCCGGACAGCGCCCAGCGCGCGCTGCTGGAGGACGTCGACCTCGTCGTCTCGACCGGCGCCATCGGCTACGTCACCGAGAAGACCATCACGCGGATCGCCCGCGGCGCGCGGCCGTGGATGGCCCACTTCGTGCTGCGGATGTTCTCCTACGCGCCGGTCGCGGACAGCCTGGCCGAGCTGGGCTACGAGACCGCCGAGGTCGACGGCGTGTTCCGGCAGCGGAGCTTCGCCTCCGAAGAGGAACAGGCGCAGATCATCGGCAACCTGACCGCCGCCGGTGTCGACCCGACCGGGCTGGAGTCCGAAGGTTCGCTCTACGCGCGGTTGTACGTTTCCCAGCCCGCAGGCGCGGCCGTGGACCTCGCGGCCCTGCTCGGCGCAGTTTCGCCGCGAGAAGAAGGATGA
- a CDS encoding HalD/BesD family halogenase gives MVDTDRYPLTEPGSPAWRKVVANARAELAAFGCRVLADFIRPELHEVLRTECAPLEAYTHAKIEKVNAYNTAIGEPLPEDHPGRTIMERGNAFVARDRIPASSIISKLYTSPLFQRFVADCFGLPVLHELADPLAGLTLNVIAPGRAHPWHFDTNSYTVSMLTQAADEGGIFEYCPNIRSAADENFPAVRAVLREDGTHPVHRLRLRPGDLQLFQGRFALHRVTKVGGGIARHSAIFAYSERPGVIGSAERTRQLFGRVLPVHLHGRTDRGDELLD, from the coding sequence ATGGTCGACACCGACCGTTACCCGCTCACCGAACCGGGCAGCCCGGCCTGGCGGAAGGTCGTCGCGAACGCGCGGGCGGAGCTGGCCGCCTTCGGCTGCCGCGTGCTCGCCGACTTCATCCGGCCCGAGCTGCACGAGGTGCTGCGTACGGAATGCGCCCCGCTGGAGGCGTACACGCACGCGAAAATCGAAAAGGTAAACGCCTACAACACGGCGATCGGCGAACCACTGCCCGAGGACCATCCGGGCCGCACGATCATGGAGCGTGGCAACGCTTTCGTCGCGCGGGACCGCATCCCGGCGTCGTCGATCATCAGCAAGCTCTACACCAGCCCGCTGTTCCAGCGGTTCGTCGCCGACTGTTTCGGCCTGCCCGTGCTGCACGAACTCGCCGATCCGCTCGCCGGGCTGACGCTCAACGTCATCGCGCCCGGCCGCGCGCATCCGTGGCACTTCGACACGAACTCCTACACCGTCAGCATGCTCACCCAGGCCGCCGACGAGGGTGGAATCTTTGAATACTGCCCGAACATCCGGTCCGCGGCGGACGAGAACTTCCCGGCCGTGCGGGCGGTGCTCCGGGAGGACGGCACCCATCCGGTGCACCGCCTTCGCCTCCGTCCGGGGGACCTCCAATTGTTCCAAGGACGCTTCGCCTTGCACCGGGTCACTAAGGTGGGTGGCGGGATCGCGCGCCACTCCGCGATCTTCGCCTACAGTGAGCGCCCGGGGGTCATCGGCAGCGCGGAACGGACCAGGCAGCTGTTCGGCCGGGTCCTGCCCGTCCATCTGCACGGGCGCACCGACCGGGGTGACGAACTGCTCGACTAG
- a CDS encoding SDR family NAD(P)-dependent oxidoreductase produces the protein MNLPDPSAANRAVVTGASSGIGTALAGALARRGYHLVLIARRADRLQELADRLAREHGIEAEVRACDLGDRAAREELARELSGREIAVLCNNAGFATYGPLSAADPAREREEVELNVAAVHDLTQAVLPGMLDRKAGGILITGSTAGNQPGPLNATYAACKAFANTLAESLHTELKGTGVGCTLLAPGPVRTEFAEVAEVSKLTDMLPEALLVSADRVAEQAVAGLADGKRRVVPGPLAKAQTLLGTYGPRGLSGPVLRGAYRRAG, from the coding sequence ATGAATCTGCCCGACCCGAGTGCCGCGAACCGTGCGGTGGTCACCGGCGCCTCCTCCGGGATCGGCACCGCGCTGGCCGGGGCACTGGCCCGCCGCGGATATCACCTGGTGCTGATCGCCCGTCGCGCGGACCGGCTCCAGGAGCTGGCGGATCGGCTGGCGCGGGAACACGGGATCGAGGCCGAGGTCCGCGCCTGCGATCTCGGCGACCGGGCGGCTCGCGAAGAGCTGGCCCGCGAGCTGTCCGGCCGGGAAATCGCGGTGCTGTGCAACAACGCCGGGTTCGCCACGTACGGCCCGTTGTCCGCGGCCGATCCCGCGCGTGAGCGCGAGGAAGTGGAACTCAACGTGGCCGCGGTGCACGACCTCACCCAGGCCGTGCTGCCCGGCATGCTCGACCGCAAGGCCGGCGGCATCCTGATCACCGGTTCCACCGCGGGCAACCAGCCCGGCCCGCTGAACGCCACCTACGCCGCGTGCAAGGCGTTCGCGAACACGCTGGCCGAGTCACTGCACACCGAACTGAAGGGCACCGGGGTCGGGTGCACGCTGCTCGCGCCGGGGCCGGTCCGCACCGAGTTCGCGGAAGTCGCCGAGGTGAGCAAGCTGACCGACATGCTGCCGGAAGCCCTGCTGGTGTCCGCTGATCGCGTGGCGGAGCAGGCCGTCGCCGGCCTCGCCGACGGCAAGCGACGGGTCGTGCCCGGTCCGCTCGCCAAGGCACAGACCCTGCTCGGCACCTACGGGCCGCGTGGCTTGTCCGGACCGGTGCTGCGTGGCGCTTATCGGCGGGCAGGGTGA
- a CDS encoding DUF3995 domain-containing protein, with product MHPNRSWQYGFLAAGWAVLFAGAHFFWALGGEWGLDSSAGSRLAAERPGWFVAGGLWGVGGLCLIGAVVAGGLARRGVRGRRWRLLKLLGWGVAALLLVRGIGIEVLILSGVQGVDDAVGSGQRFWTLALWNPWFILGGVLFALAARNFGKEPAARPAGEVPEAVR from the coding sequence GTGCATCCGAACCGCTCGTGGCAATACGGATTTCTCGCGGCAGGCTGGGCGGTGCTGTTCGCGGGCGCGCACTTCTTCTGGGCACTCGGCGGAGAATGGGGGCTGGACAGCTCGGCGGGCAGCCGGCTGGCCGCCGAGCGGCCGGGCTGGTTCGTGGCCGGGGGCCTCTGGGGGGTCGGCGGGCTCTGCCTGATCGGCGCGGTGGTGGCCGGCGGGCTGGCCCGGCGCGGGGTCCGCGGCCGCCGGTGGCGGCTGCTGAAGCTGCTCGGCTGGGGGGTCGCGGCGCTGCTGCTCGTGCGGGGGATCGGCATCGAGGTGCTGATCCTGTCCGGGGTGCAGGGCGTCGACGACGCGGTCGGCTCCGGGCAGAGATTCTGGACGCTCGCCCTGTGGAATCCCTGGTTCATCCTGGGGGGCGTGCTGTTCGCGCTGGCCGCGCGGAACTTCGGCAAGGAGCCGGCCGCGAGGCCGGCCGGTGAGGTGCCCGAAGCCGTCCGCTGA